From the Streptomyces syringium genome, one window contains:
- a CDS encoding hemolysin family protein — MTEVLLLLVALLLTLACAVFVAAEFSLTTVERGELERAVENGDRGAEGTLKAVRGLTFQLSGAQLGITVTGLIIGMISKPSIAALLTGPMKALGLSASVASSTALVLGTVISTVVLMVVGELVPKNWAISRPLPVAKRVSGPQRAFSAAFRPLITHLNNTANRTLHRMGLEPAEELATARSPQELVALARHSAKEGALEADTAELFVRTLNLAELTAENVMTPRVQVTALGAETTAEDVANATRATGLSRFPVYRGNLDTVVGIAHIKDVLAIPAEQRPHHPVAALLREPLLVPESLTVDRLLDRLSAKRSMAVVIDEYGGTAGVVTLEDIIEEVVGEVRDEHDPVEIPDLAPAGQDAAGRELYDADGAARTDQLEAIGLRAPDGPYETLAGLVATELGRIPAEGDTVEVEGWRIDVIDASGRRAARVRLTAPPPDAGPDPRGSAGLGSATDGGSRFGTRKEAGR; from the coding sequence ATGACCGAAGTACTCCTCCTGCTGGTCGCCCTGCTGCTGACCCTGGCCTGTGCCGTCTTCGTCGCGGCCGAGTTCTCCCTCACCACCGTCGAGCGGGGTGAGCTGGAGCGGGCCGTCGAGAACGGCGACCGCGGCGCCGAGGGCACGCTCAAGGCGGTGCGCGGCCTCACCTTCCAGCTCTCGGGCGCCCAGCTGGGCATCACGGTCACCGGTCTGATCATCGGCATGATCTCCAAGCCGTCCATCGCGGCGCTGCTCACCGGCCCGATGAAGGCACTCGGCCTGTCCGCCTCCGTGGCGTCCTCGACCGCCCTGGTGCTGGGCACCGTGATCTCCACGGTGGTGCTGATGGTCGTCGGCGAGCTGGTGCCGAAGAACTGGGCGATCTCCCGGCCGCTGCCGGTGGCGAAGCGCGTCTCGGGTCCGCAGCGCGCGTTCAGCGCGGCGTTCCGGCCCCTGATCACCCACCTCAACAACACCGCCAACCGCACGCTGCACCGGATGGGCCTGGAGCCGGCCGAGGAGCTGGCCACGGCGCGCTCGCCCCAGGAACTGGTCGCGCTCGCCCGGCACTCCGCCAAGGAGGGCGCGCTGGAGGCGGACACCGCCGAGCTGTTCGTCCGGACGCTGAACCTCGCCGAACTGACGGCGGAGAACGTGATGACGCCCCGCGTCCAGGTCACCGCGCTGGGCGCGGAGACCACGGCCGAGGACGTCGCCAACGCCACCCGGGCGACCGGCCTGTCCCGCTTCCCCGTCTACCGCGGCAATCTCGACACGGTCGTCGGCATCGCCCACATCAAGGACGTCCTCGCGATACCCGCCGAGCAGCGCCCGCACCATCCCGTCGCGGCGCTGCTGCGCGAGCCGCTGCTGGTGCCGGAGTCGCTGACGGTGGACCGGCTGCTGGACCGGCTGTCGGCCAAGCGCAGCATGGCCGTCGTCATCGACGAGTACGGCGGCACGGCGGGCGTGGTCACCCTGGAGGACATCATCGAGGAGGTCGTCGGCGAGGTCCGCGACGAGCACGACCCCGTCGAGATCCCCGACCTCGCCCCGGCCGGGCAGGACGCCGCGGGCCGCGAGCTCTACGACGCGGACGGCGCGGCCCGTACCGACCAGCTGGAGGCCATCGGCCTGCGGGCGCCGGACGGCCCGTACGAGACGCTGGCCGGGCTGGTCGCGACCGAGCTCGGCCGGATCCCGGCCGAGGGCGACACCGTCGAGGTGGAGGGCTGGCGGATCGACGTGATCGACGCCTCCGGCCGCCGCGCGGCACGGGTCCGGCTGACGGCTCCGCCGCCGGACGCGGGCCCCGACCCGCGCGGCAGCGCCGGCCTCGGCTCCGCGACCGACGGCGGATCCCGCTTCGGGACCCGTAAGGAGGCCGGCCGATGA
- a CDS encoding hemolysin family protein has protein sequence MTAVQLLIGLATLVVNAFFVGAEFALISVRRSQIEPYAERGDRRGHSVLWGLRHISALMAAAQLGITLCTLVLGVVAEPAIAHLLEPVFHAVGMPAGLTHPVSFVIALAVATYLHMLFGEMVPKNIALAEPVRTALLLGPPLVTLARALRPVVFAINQLANSLLKLLRVEPKDEVAATFSDDQLARIVADSSAAGLLDARATERLRDVLELGSRPVQDVVLPVERVVSAPFGITPEGLERLSAESGFSRFPVVDNAGRITGYLHVKDALDAEPRDVPFPRRRMRPIAQVRAATPLDDVITAMRGTGTHLAAVIGADDRLAGLVTLEDVLRELVGQRP, from the coding sequence ATGACCGCCGTCCAACTGCTCATCGGCCTGGCGACGCTGGTCGTCAACGCCTTCTTCGTCGGCGCGGAGTTCGCGCTGATCTCGGTGCGCCGCAGCCAGATCGAGCCGTACGCCGAGCGCGGTGACCGGCGTGGCCACAGTGTCCTGTGGGGCCTGCGGCACATCTCGGCGCTGATGGCCGCGGCCCAGCTCGGCATCACGCTGTGCACCCTGGTGCTCGGTGTCGTCGCCGAACCGGCGATCGCCCATCTCCTGGAGCCGGTGTTCCACGCGGTCGGCATGCCGGCCGGGCTGACCCACCCGGTGTCGTTCGTGATCGCGCTAGCCGTGGCGACGTATCTGCACATGCTCTTCGGCGAGATGGTGCCGAAGAACATCGCCCTCGCCGAACCGGTGCGCACCGCGCTGCTGCTCGGCCCGCCGCTGGTCACCCTCGCGCGGGCGCTGCGCCCGGTGGTGTTCGCCATCAACCAGCTGGCGAATTCGCTGCTGAAGCTGTTGCGGGTGGAGCCCAAGGACGAGGTCGCGGCGACCTTCTCGGACGACCAGCTCGCCCGGATCGTCGCCGACTCCAGCGCGGCGGGCCTGCTGGACGCCCGGGCGACCGAGCGGCTGCGGGACGTGCTGGAGCTGGGCTCCCGCCCGGTCCAGGACGTCGTGCTGCCGGTGGAGCGGGTTGTCTCCGCCCCCTTCGGCATCACCCCCGAGGGGCTGGAGCGGCTGTCCGCCGAGTCGGGGTTCTCCCGCTTCCCGGTGGTGGACAACGCGGGCCGGATCACGGGCTATCTGCACGTGAAGGACGCGCTGGACGCCGAGCCGCGCGACGTACCCTTCCCGCGCCGCCGGATGCGCCCGATCGCCCAGGTCCGGGCGGCCACCCCGCTGGACGACGTGATCACGGCGATGCGCGGCACCGGCACCCACCTCGCGGCCGTCATCGGCGCGGACGACCGGCTGGCCGGGCTGGTCACGCTGGAGGACGTCCTGCGCGAGCTGGTGGGCCAGCGGCCGTGA
- a CDS encoding SGNH/GDSL hydrolase family protein — MEINATYTYTSFVAVGDSFTEGMSDELPDGSYRGWADLLAARLAERAPGFRYANLAVRGKLIGQITDEQAAPAAAMGADLVTLVGGLNDVLRPKCDVDLVCARLEEAAARLAPSCRQLVLMRSPGRQGPVMERFRPRMEQLFGFIDDLAGRHGALVVDLFGAEVLGDSRLWAEDRLHLNAEGHRRVAEAVGQALGHEPSFDWREPLPPLVRPGWAARRTSDARFAREHLVPWIGRRLTGRSSGDGRPPKRAELSPYGGDAEPAEPLS, encoded by the coding sequence ATGGAGATCAATGCGACCTACACATACACGAGCTTCGTCGCCGTCGGTGACTCCTTCACCGAGGGCATGTCCGACGAGCTGCCGGACGGCTCGTACCGCGGCTGGGCCGATCTCCTCGCGGCCCGCCTCGCGGAGCGCGCCCCCGGCTTCCGCTACGCGAACCTCGCCGTGCGCGGCAAGCTCATCGGCCAGATCACCGACGAGCAGGCAGCGCCCGCCGCGGCGATGGGCGCCGATCTGGTGACGCTGGTCGGCGGACTCAACGACGTGCTGCGCCCCAAGTGCGACGTGGACCTGGTCTGCGCGCGGCTGGAGGAAGCGGCGGCGCGGCTCGCGCCGAGCTGCCGTCAGCTGGTACTGATGCGCAGCCCGGGACGGCAGGGCCCGGTGATGGAGCGGTTCCGGCCGCGCATGGAGCAGCTCTTCGGCTTCATCGACGACCTGGCCGGCCGGCACGGTGCGCTCGTCGTCGATCTCTTCGGCGCCGAGGTGCTGGGCGACTCCCGGCTGTGGGCCGAGGACCGGCTGCATCTGAACGCGGAGGGGCACCGGCGGGTGGCCGAGGCCGTGGGGCAGGCACTCGGGCACGAGCCTTCGTTCGACTGGCGCGAGCCCCTGCCCCCGCTGGTCCGCCCCGGCTGGGCGGCCCGCCGGACCTCGGACGCCCGGTTCGCCCGCGAGCACCTGGTGCCGTGGATCGGCCGCCGGCTGACCGGACGCTCCAGCGGGGACGGCCGGCCGCCCAAGCGGGCCGAGCTGAGCCCGTACGGGGGCGACGCCGAGCCCGCCGAGCCGCTCTCGTAG
- the purB gene encoding adenylosuccinate lyase: MTAASLKPRIPNVLAGRYASTELAVLWSPEYKVKLERKLWLAVLRAQKDLGIEVPDAALADYERVLDQVDLASIAEREKVTRHDVKARIEEFNALAGHEHVHKGMTSRDLTENVEQLQIRLSLELMRDRTVAVLARLGKLSGEYAELVMAGRSHNVAAQATTLGKRFATTADELLVAYGRLEELLGRYPLRGIKGPVGTAQDMLDLLGGDASKLAELEQRIAGHLGFAHAFTSVGQVYPRSLDYDVVTSLVQLAAAPSSLAKTVRLMAGHELVTEGFKPGQVGSSAMPHKMNTRSCERVNGLMVILRGYASMTGELAGDQWNEGDVSCSVVRRVALPDAFFALDGLLETFLTVLDEFGAFPAVVARELDRYLPFLATTKVLMGAVRAGVGREVAHEVIKEHAVASALAMREQGAERNELLDKLAADERIPLDRAGLDALMADKLSFTGAAGDQVATVVARIEEIAKQHPEAAAYAPGAIL, from the coding sequence GTGACTGCTGCGTCTTTGAAGCCCCGCATCCCCAATGTCCTCGCCGGCCGCTACGCCTCCACCGAGCTGGCCGTCCTGTGGTCCCCCGAGTACAAGGTCAAGCTGGAGCGGAAGCTGTGGCTCGCGGTACTCCGTGCCCAGAAGGACCTGGGGATCGAGGTGCCGGACGCCGCCCTCGCCGATTACGAGCGGGTTCTGGACCAGGTCGACCTGGCCTCCATCGCCGAGCGCGAGAAGGTCACGCGGCATGACGTGAAGGCCCGCATCGAGGAGTTCAACGCCCTCGCCGGCCACGAGCACGTCCACAAGGGCATGACCTCCCGTGACCTCACGGAGAACGTGGAGCAGCTCCAGATCCGGCTCTCGCTGGAGCTGATGCGCGACCGTACCGTCGCCGTCCTCGCCCGCCTCGGCAAGCTCTCCGGCGAGTACGCCGAGCTGGTCATGGCGGGGCGCTCGCACAACGTCGCCGCGCAGGCCACCACCCTCGGCAAGCGCTTCGCGACCACCGCCGACGAGCTGCTCGTCGCCTACGGGCGGCTGGAGGAGCTGCTCGGCCGCTACCCGCTGCGCGGCATCAAGGGCCCCGTCGGCACCGCGCAGGACATGCTGGACCTGCTCGGCGGCGACGCCTCGAAGCTGGCCGAGCTGGAGCAGCGGATCGCGGGCCACCTCGGCTTCGCGCACGCCTTCACCTCCGTCGGCCAGGTCTACCCGCGCTCGCTGGACTACGACGTGGTCACCTCGCTGGTACAGCTGGCCGCCGCGCCGTCCTCGCTGGCCAAGACCGTCCGGCTGATGGCCGGCCACGAGCTGGTGACCGAGGGCTTCAAGCCGGGTCAGGTGGGCTCGTCCGCGATGCCGCACAAGATGAACACCCGCTCCTGCGAGCGCGTCAACGGCCTCATGGTCATCCTGCGCGGCTACGCCTCGATGACCGGCGAGCTGGCGGGCGACCAGTGGAACGAGGGCGACGTCTCCTGCTCGGTGGTGCGCCGCGTCGCGCTGCCGGACGCGTTCTTCGCGCTCGACGGCCTGCTGGAGACCTTCCTGACGGTGCTCGACGAGTTCGGCGCGTTCCCGGCCGTCGTCGCCCGGGAGCTGGACCGCTACCTCCCCTTCCTCGCCACCACCAAGGTGCTGATGGGCGCGGTGCGCGCCGGGGTCGGCCGCGAGGTCGCCCACGAGGTCATCAAGGAGCACGCGGTGGCCTCCGCGCTGGCGATGCGCGAGCAGGGTGCCGAGCGCAACGAGCTGCTCGACAAGCTCGCCGCCGACGAGCGGATCCCGCTGGACCGCGCGGGTCTCGACGCCCTCATGGCCGACAAGCTGTCGTTCACCGGCGCCGCCGGTGACCAGGTCGCCACGGTCGTCGCCCGGATCGAGGAGATCGCCAAGCAGCACCCGGAGGCGGCCGCGTACGCCCCGGGCGCCATCCTCTGA
- the mug gene encoding G/U mismatch-specific DNA glycosylase encodes MSSFPLLKVGRTVVGDVVAEDLRVLFCGINPGLMSAATGHHFARPGNRFWPVLYRSGFTPRQLAPAEQEELLAYGLGITNVVDRPSARADEVSKEEFRAGGLLLTEKVARLRPRWLAVVGVTAYRIAFDDKRAVIGPQERTIGPTRIWVLPNPSGLNASWTLPRMTEEYERLRAAAESPSG; translated from the coding sequence ATGTCCTCTTTCCCGTTGCTCAAGGTGGGCCGCACAGTGGTAGGTGACGTGGTCGCGGAGGATCTGCGGGTCCTGTTCTGCGGCATCAACCCCGGTCTGATGTCCGCCGCCACGGGCCATCACTTCGCGCGGCCCGGCAACCGCTTCTGGCCCGTGCTGTACCGGTCCGGCTTCACGCCCCGGCAGCTCGCCCCGGCCGAGCAGGAGGAACTGCTCGCGTACGGGCTCGGCATCACCAACGTCGTGGACCGGCCCTCCGCACGGGCCGACGAGGTGAGCAAGGAGGAGTTCCGCGCGGGCGGGCTGCTGCTCACCGAGAAGGTGGCACGGCTGCGGCCCCGGTGGCTGGCGGTCGTCGGCGTCACCGCGTACCGGATCGCCTTCGACGACAAGCGCGCGGTGATCGGACCGCAGGAACGGACGATCGGCCCGACGCGGATCTGGGTGCTGCCCAACCCCAGCGGTCTGAACGCCTCCTGGACGCTGCCGAGGATGACCGAGGAGTACGAGCGGCTGCGGGCCGCCGCCGAATCCCCCTCCGGCTGA
- a CDS encoding sensor histidine kinase — translation MLALPRLVFRAVTFTRWLHLVMATVLATVCALVHPGLAGLGTRQAAWLLVTPVPLLVALAMVPAVRLSEGVQARLLLFPGAHDGGTPASRSASWGDRWRTALWLVLRYELGVLTAFLSVWVPPLTWALLRSADRGRVLDPAPWWPAGEGRWYALLAPLPPVLLLVFVVAAGAALAAAARALLGPSAAERLAALEERTERLLEHNRLARELHDSVGHALTVAVVQAGAARAAGSAEFTEQALAAIEETGRHALEDLERVLGILREDAPPTAARPTLADAERLLTAARGSGAQVTSDVSGPLDSVPGPVSREGYRIVQEALTNVVRHAGPVPVSVRIAVGDRAVELEIHNALSGAGGTVSGSGGGLRGIRERATLLGGQAEAGAHEDGWRVRAVLPLG, via the coding sequence ATGCTCGCCCTACCGCGCCTCGTGTTCCGGGCCGTCACCTTCACCCGCTGGCTGCATCTGGTCATGGCCACCGTGCTCGCGACCGTCTGCGCGCTCGTCCACCCGGGGCTGGCCGGTCTCGGCACGCGGCAGGCGGCCTGGCTGCTGGTCACTCCCGTGCCCCTGCTGGTGGCCTTGGCGATGGTCCCGGCGGTCCGGCTGTCGGAGGGCGTGCAGGCCCGGTTGCTGCTGTTCCCCGGCGCGCACGACGGCGGGACGCCCGCTTCCCGCAGCGCCTCGTGGGGCGACCGGTGGCGGACGGCGCTCTGGCTGGTGCTGCGCTACGAACTGGGCGTGCTGACGGCGTTCCTGAGCGTATGGGTCCCCCCGCTGACATGGGCGCTGCTGCGCTCCGCCGACCGGGGCCGGGTCCTCGATCCGGCTCCGTGGTGGCCGGCGGGCGAGGGCCGGTGGTACGCGCTGCTCGCGCCGTTGCCCCCGGTCCTCCTGCTGGTGTTCGTCGTCGCGGCGGGCGCTGCGCTGGCCGCGGCGGCGCGGGCCCTGCTCGGGCCGTCGGCGGCCGAGCGGCTCGCCGCGTTGGAGGAGCGTACGGAACGGCTGCTGGAACACAACCGCCTGGCGCGGGAGTTGCACGACTCTGTCGGGCACGCCCTGACGGTGGCCGTGGTCCAGGCGGGCGCGGCCCGGGCGGCGGGGTCCGCGGAGTTCACCGAGCAGGCGCTGGCCGCGATCGAGGAGACGGGCCGGCACGCCCTGGAGGACCTGGAACGGGTGCTGGGCATCCTGCGCGAGGACGCCCCGCCGACGGCAGCCCGCCCCACCCTCGCCGACGCCGAGCGGCTGCTGACGGCGGCGCGGGGCTCGGGGGCACAGGTCACGTCGGACGTGAGCGGTCCGCTGGACAGCGTGCCGGGGCCGGTGTCGCGGGAGGGGTACCGCATTGTCCAGGAGGCGCTGACCAATGTGGTGCGGCACGCGGGCCCGGTGCCGGTGTCGGTACGGATCGCCGTCGGTGACCGGGCCGTGGAGCTGGAGATCCACAACGCGCTGTCCGGGGCGGGTGGCACGGTCTCCGGCAGCGGCGGCGGGCTGCGGGGCATCCGTGAGCGTGCCACCCTGCTCGGCGGACAGGCCGAGGCGGGGGCGCACGAGGACGGGTGGCGCGTGCGGGCGGTGCTCCCGCTGGGCTGA
- a CDS encoding response regulator, which yields MPITVLLVDDEPLVRAGLRAILSAQPDIEVTGEAADGAAVLPLVRSLRPDVVAMDVRMPLLDGIEATRAVLRTVAAPPKILVVTTFENDQYVYDALRAGADGFLLKRAAPAEIVQAVRTVAAGDSLLFPTALRRLAASYGNERARAAMERAALTAREADVLRLMARGMSNPEIAASLTLGTETVKTHVSAVLAKLGARDRTQAVIAAYESGFVAPG from the coding sequence GTGCCGATAACCGTGCTGCTCGTGGACGACGAACCCCTGGTGCGCGCCGGGCTGCGCGCCATCCTCTCCGCGCAGCCGGACATCGAGGTGACGGGCGAGGCGGCGGACGGCGCGGCCGTACTGCCGCTGGTGCGGAGCCTGCGGCCGGACGTCGTGGCGATGGACGTGCGGATGCCGCTGCTGGACGGCATCGAGGCGACCCGGGCGGTGCTGCGCACGGTGGCGGCGCCCCCGAAGATCCTGGTCGTGACGACGTTCGAGAACGATCAGTACGTCTACGACGCGCTGCGGGCCGGAGCCGACGGCTTCCTCCTCAAGCGCGCCGCGCCGGCGGAGATCGTGCAGGCGGTACGGACGGTGGCCGCGGGCGATTCGCTGCTGTTCCCCACCGCGCTGCGCAGGCTCGCGGCCTCGTACGGCAACGAGCGCGCCCGCGCGGCGATGGAACGGGCGGCGCTGACGGCCCGGGAGGCGGATGTGCTGCGGCTGATGGCGCGCGGGATGTCCAACCCGGAGATCGCCGCGAGCCTGACCCTGGGCACGGAGACGGTGAAGACGCACGTCAGCGCGGTACTGGCGAAGCTGGGGGCACGGGACCGCACCCAGGCGGTGATCGCGGCGTACGAGTCGGGATTCGTCGCGCCGGGGTGA
- a CDS encoding ROK family protein, giving the protein MGRLTGGDPSLLRRINSAVVLHALRTAAPSAAPTLTDLVKLTGLSRPTVEGVIEGLMESGLVMEASAEEGAARRQGRPARRFRFRVEAGHLLGIEIGPHRVAALLADLRGRVMGSASLEVSETASADERLERVREAVADLLRRSGVACGSLRAVGVASPGIVEADGTVRLGTALPEWTGLRLGERLRRSFRCPVLVENDANAAAVAEHWKGAATDSDDVVFVLAGLSPGAGSLIGGRLHRGFGGAAGEIGALHLLGREATPEEVLSTTGEPLHPLDEAQVARVFTLAREGDARARAAVERFMRRLVHDVAALVLALDPELVVVGGWAAGLDGVLEPLRAELARYCLRPPRVAQSLLGEAAVATGALRLALDHVEEQLFAVESTVTARR; this is encoded by the coding sequence TTGGGGCGGCTCACCGGCGGGGATCCGTCTCTGCTGCGGCGGATCAATTCGGCCGTGGTCCTGCACGCGTTGCGCACCGCCGCCCCGTCCGCGGCACCCACGCTCACCGATCTCGTCAAGCTGACCGGGCTGTCCCGGCCGACCGTCGAGGGCGTGATCGAGGGGCTGATGGAATCCGGCCTCGTGATGGAGGCGTCCGCCGAGGAGGGCGCGGCACGCCGCCAGGGCCGCCCGGCGCGGCGCTTCAGGTTCCGGGTCGAGGCGGGGCATCTGCTGGGCATCGAGATCGGACCGCACCGGGTCGCCGCCCTCCTGGCGGACCTGCGCGGACGGGTCATGGGCTCGGCGTCCCTGGAGGTGTCCGAGACCGCGTCGGCCGACGAGCGGCTGGAGCGGGTGCGGGAGGCCGTCGCCGATCTGCTGCGGCGCTCCGGTGTGGCGTGCGGTTCGCTGCGCGCGGTGGGGGTGGCGAGCCCCGGCATCGTGGAGGCGGACGGGACGGTCCGGCTGGGTACGGCGCTGCCGGAGTGGACCGGGCTACGGCTCGGGGAGCGGCTGCGCCGCTCGTTCCGCTGCCCGGTGCTGGTGGAGAACGACGCGAACGCGGCCGCGGTGGCCGAGCACTGGAAGGGTGCGGCCACCGACTCCGACGATGTGGTGTTCGTGCTCGCGGGGCTGAGTCCGGGGGCCGGTTCGCTGATCGGCGGGCGGCTGCACCGGGGTTTCGGGGGTGCGGCCGGGGAGATCGGCGCCCTGCATCTGCTGGGCCGGGAGGCCACCCCGGAGGAGGTGCTGTCCACCACCGGGGAGCCGCTGCATCCGCTGGACGAGGCGCAGGTGGCGCGGGTGTTCACGCTGGCCCGGGAGGGCGACGCGCGGGCGCGGGCGGCGGTGGAGCGGTTCATGCGGCGGCTGGTGCACGACGTGGCGGCGCTGGTGCTGGCGCTCGATCCCGAACTGGTCGTGGTGGGCGGCTGGGCGGCCGGACTGGACGGTGTCCTGGAGCCGCTGCGGGCGGAGTTGGCCCGCTATTGTCTGCGGCCGCCCCGGGTGGCGCAGTCGCTGCTGGGCGAGGCCGCGGTGGCGACGGGCGCGCTGCGACTGGCCCTCGACCACGTGGAGGAACAGCTCTTCGCGGTCGAGAGCACGGTCACGGCACGTCGCTGA
- a CDS encoding GntR family transcriptional regulator, with product MGTTQLDTVPEPKYWHLKTVLTDALDSEFAVGEILPNERELAARFGVARATLRQALEQLELEGRLQRRRGVGTTVAPPRVGVAVGDAEHSWPGAGADSWQPVDSVLAAPPAAVARLLGTAADAVVHTVRRTRGNHGQPVAAELLYVPADSVPSLTAIGALTGAGRARAVLRELQRLDLEGQDRSVELGSARADDAKQLDRLPGSPVLLVTTRYYANGRTVAVAVATYRADTCKLTFGDSGMQLLAG from the coding sequence GTGGGGACCACGCAGCTGGACACGGTGCCGGAGCCGAAGTACTGGCACCTGAAGACCGTGCTCACCGACGCACTCGACTCCGAGTTCGCGGTGGGCGAGATCCTGCCCAACGAACGTGAGCTGGCGGCCCGCTTCGGCGTCGCCCGGGCCACGCTCCGACAGGCCCTCGAACAGCTCGAGCTGGAAGGCCGCCTCCAGCGCCGCCGCGGCGTCGGCACCACCGTCGCCCCGCCCCGGGTGGGTGTCGCCGTCGGCGACGCCGAGCACAGCTGGCCCGGCGCGGGCGCCGACAGCTGGCAGCCCGTCGACAGCGTCCTGGCCGCCCCGCCCGCCGCCGTCGCCCGCCTCCTCGGCACCGCTGCCGACGCCGTGGTGCACACCGTCCGCCGCACCCGCGGCAACCACGGCCAGCCGGTCGCCGCCGAGCTGCTGTACGTACCGGCGGACAGCGTTCCCTCACTCACCGCCATCGGCGCCCTCACCGGTGCGGGCCGCGCCCGGGCCGTGCTGCGCGAACTGCAGCGGCTGGACCTGGAGGGCCAGGACCGGTCCGTCGAGCTGGGCTCGGCCCGTGCCGACGACGCCAAGCAGCTCGACCGGCTCCCCGGCTCGCCCGTGCTCCTCGTCACCACCCGCTACTACGCGAACGGCCGCACCGTCGCCGTCGCCGTGGCCACCTACCGCGCCGACACCTGCAAGCTCACCTTCGGTGACTCGGGCATGCAGCTGCTGGCCGGCTGA
- a CDS encoding SDR family oxidoreductase, with the protein MDQVTVITGGSRGIGAAVAVRLAHAGHHIGIGYERARDAAEETAAAVRAAGGRCVAVQADTSVESQVDELFDTVRERLGPITGLVNNAGITGLLGRFTETPVERMRRVVDVNVTGALICARRAALEMSTRHGGQGGAIVNISSGAATLGSPGEYVHYAASKAAVDALTMGLAKELAQEGVRVNSVQPGMIVTDIHASMGDPERPWRNADRVPMGRPGEPEEVAGAVAWLMSPEASYTTGAVLRVAGGL; encoded by the coding sequence ATGGATCAGGTCACCGTGATCACGGGTGGCAGCAGGGGCATCGGAGCGGCGGTCGCGGTGCGGCTGGCCCACGCCGGACACCACATCGGCATCGGCTACGAACGGGCCCGGGACGCCGCCGAGGAGACGGCGGCCGCGGTCCGGGCAGCGGGCGGCAGGTGTGTGGCCGTGCAGGCCGACACCAGCGTCGAGTCCCAGGTCGACGAGCTGTTCGACACGGTGCGGGAGCGGCTGGGGCCGATCACCGGTCTGGTCAACAACGCCGGGATCACCGGGCTGCTCGGCCGGTTCACCGAGACACCGGTGGAGCGGATGCGCCGCGTCGTCGACGTCAATGTGACAGGGGCGCTGATCTGCGCCCGGCGGGCGGCCCTGGAGATGTCGACCCGGCACGGCGGACAGGGCGGCGCGATCGTGAACATCTCCTCGGGCGCGGCGACGCTGGGCAGCCCCGGGGAGTACGTGCACTACGCGGCGAGCAAGGCCGCCGTGGACGCGCTCACCATGGGCCTGGCCAAGGAACTCGCCCAGGAGGGCGTCCGGGTCAACTCGGTGCAGCCCGGCATGATCGTCACCGATATCCACGCCTCGATGGGCGACCCCGAGCGGCCGTGGCGCAACGCCGACCGCGTGCCCATGGGCCGCCCCGGCGAGCCGGAGGAGGTCGCGGGAGCGGTGGCATGGCTGATGTCGCCGGAGGCGTCGTACACCACGGGCGCCGTGCTGCGCGTGGCCGGCGGGCTCTGA
- the sigJ gene encoding RNA polymerase sigma factor SigJ encodes MGDLKTTDAALDTFEEHRSTLTGVAYRMLGRVADAEDIVQEAWLRWSGADRGEVRDARGYLVRVTTRLAIDRLRQAQSRREAYVGSWLPEPIATDFGHTVPDTAERAVLADSVSFAVLVVLESLSPLERAVFVLREAFGFPYQEIAVTLDRSEAAVRQLAGRARRHVAEGKPRFAVDPASQRDLTERFLAAATGGSVGELLALLAPDVRLVSDSGGRAKAPLRVIDTADKVGRFLIAVGQEGLPEPEFRFMEINGRPGLCVLSRGRPDTVFSLDVADGRITAIYLMRNPDKLAGLAS; translated from the coding sequence GTGGGAGACCTGAAGACGACTGACGCCGCGCTTGACACCTTCGAGGAGCACCGGTCCACGCTGACCGGCGTGGCCTACCGCATGCTGGGCCGGGTGGCGGACGCGGAGGACATCGTCCAGGAGGCCTGGCTGCGCTGGTCCGGCGCGGACCGGGGCGAGGTCCGCGACGCGCGCGGGTATCTGGTGCGCGTCACCACCCGGCTGGCCATCGACCGGCTGCGCCAGGCGCAGTCCCGGCGCGAGGCCTACGTCGGGTCGTGGCTCCCCGAGCCGATCGCCACCGACTTCGGCCACACCGTTCCCGACACCGCCGAGCGGGCCGTGCTCGCCGACTCCGTCTCCTTCGCCGTCCTCGTCGTCCTGGAGTCGCTCTCCCCGCTGGAGCGCGCGGTCTTCGTGCTGCGCGAGGCGTTCGGCTTTCCGTACCAGGAGATCGCCGTCACCCTCGACCGCTCGGAGGCGGCCGTGCGCCAGCTCGCCGGGCGGGCCCGGCGCCACGTCGCGGAGGGCAAGCCGCGCTTCGCCGTGGACCCCGCGAGTCAACGCGACCTCACCGAGCGGTTCCTCGCCGCCGCCACCGGCGGCAGCGTCGGGGAACTGCTCGCCCTGCTCGCGCCCGACGTGCGGCTCGTCAGTGACAGCGGCGGCAGGGCGAAGGCCCCGCTGCGGGTCATCGACACCGCCGACAAGGTCGGACGGTTCCTCATCGCCGTGGGCCAAGAGGGGCTACCGGAGCCGGAGTTCCGCTTCATGGAGATCAACGGCCGCCCGGGGCTGTGCGTGTTGTCGCGGGGACGGCCGGACACCGTCTTCAGCCTCGATGTCGCGGACGGGCGCATCACCGCGATCTATCTGATGCGCAACCCCGACAAGCTCGCGGGCCTGGCGTCCTAG